The following nucleotide sequence is from Psychroserpens sp. Hel_I_66.
TATTTAAATAACAAACAAACGATAGTTTGCGTCTGTCATCATTTTGAAACGTATCTATGTGACGTTTGTAGAATGTGCCTTTGGGATACAACGCGTAATGAAATTCTTTGTTTAAAATTCCCATAAAACAAGTTCTGTTCAAATAAGCTACTAAATCATTTATTTGATCAAAAAACAAGTCTTCTGCTGGGTTTGTTTTGGCTTCATCAATCCATAAAATATGATCGCCTCTAATAGATTTAATGATTAATTCATTAACGCGATTGCCAATGGCAGCCTTTTTAAATCGATCTTCTTCGTGTTTATCAAAAAGGGACTTTCTTAAATGTGAGACGGTTTCCGAAGAAAAAAAATGATCTATAATACTGAATTTATGGGATCCAATATCTTGAATAATCTGCTCGTAGATTGGATTTTCAACAAAAGGAATCTCTACAAAAAGTTGATTAGGCATGGCATCTATCATTACTTTTATTTTAAAAAAATTAGAGCTTCTATCGTTAAAAGCGCGCAAATGTAATCTAAAAACCAATTACTTTTACAAAATGAATATCTTTGCATTGTAAACCTATAATTAAATGAGCAACATTCGCATCACAAAACAATTTTCTTTTGAAACTGGCCATGCACTTTACGGTTACGATGGTAAATGTAAAAATGTACATGGTCACAGTTATAGACTGGATGTGACAGTGATTGGAAAACCTATTTCTGACAATAAGAACGTCAAATTTGGTATGGTCATTGATTTTAGTGATCTCAAAAAAATCGTAAAAGAAGATATCGTTGATGTGTTTGATCATGCAACCGTGTTTAATAAAAATACGCCTCACGTAGAATTGGCTAAGGAATTGGCATCAAGAGACCATAATGTGCTTTTGGTAGATTACCAGCCTACAAGTGAGATGATGGTCATCGATTTTGCTGAAAAAATCAAAAAACGTTTACCAAACAACATCAAATTACATTCTTTAAAACTTCAAGAAACAGCAACTTCCTACGCGCAGTGGTTTGCTTCAGATAATGAATAGACCAAATAACATAACAATACCTGCTGGAAAAAAAATCTACTTTTCGTCAGACAATCACTTGGGTGCTCCAACAAACGAAGCGTCATTGCCACGAGAAAAGAAGTTTGTAGCCTGGTTAGAGGAGATTAGAAAAGATGCAGCAGCGATATTTTTACTGGGTGATTTGTTCGATTTTTGGTTTGAATATGGTACGGTAGTGCCTAAAGGGTTTGTAAGAACATTAGGTAAACTTGCGGAAATTAGTGACTCAGGAATCCCGATTTACTTCTTTGTTGGTAATCATGATTTATGGATGAATGGTTACTTTGAAAAAGAACTCAATATCCCAGTATTTCATAAACCAAAAGAATTTATTTTCAATCATAAAACATTTTATATTGCGCATGGAGATGGTTTAGGACCTTATGACAAAGGTTATAAACGCATGAAAAAAGTATTTACAAACCCAGTTTTTAAGTTTCTTTTTAAATGGTTACATCCAGATATTGGGATGAAAGTTGCGCAATATCTATCTGTTAAAAATAAGCTGATTTCTGGAGAACACGATGCTACCTATTTGGGTGAAGACAAAGAATGGCTCATCCTCTTTAGCAAGTCGGAATTAGAAAAACAACATCGCGATTATTTTATATACGGTCATCGCCATTTACCTATGGAAGTGGCTTTAAACGACAACTCCAAATACGTCAATCTTGGTGATTGGATAGAGTATTTTACTTATGGTGTTTTTGATGGTGAAGAATTTGAGCTGAAGACTTATAAATAGTTTAGAGTTCCTCCCTCTCATGCTCTTCAATATCCTTTCTCAAATCTAATTTTCTAAATGAAGGCGATACCAATCCTGTAGTCACCACAGTTATTAATGTCATGGTTCCTCCAAAAACGACTGCAGTCACAGTTCCCATTAATTTTGCGGTGAGTCCGCTTTCAAAAGCGCCTAATTCATTACTCGACCCAACAAACATTGAATTTACAGATGCCACTCTACCTCTCATATGGTCTGGAGTTTTAAGTTGTAATATGGTTTGACGTATCACCATTGACACACCATCGGTCACACCACTAAAAAACAATGCCACTACCGAAACCCAAAATATGGATGATAAACCAAATACAATAATACAGACTCCAAAGCCAAAAATAGCAGCCAATAATTTCATTCCAGCGTTTTTACTAATTGGGATATAGGCAGTCACCAACATCGTCAAAAAAGCACCAACAGCAGGAGCTGCTCGTAATACTCCAAAACCTTCACTACCAACTTTTAAAATATCTTGTGCAAATACAGGCAATAAAGCAATGGCTCCACCAAATAAAACCGCAATCATATCCAGAGTTATGGCACCTAAAATGACTTTTGTTTTAAATACGAATTTCACACCTTCTGTGAGACTTTCAATAATAGGTTCTCCAATTTTTGGGTTTAAAATGGGTTTCTTTTTTATAAACATCAACACAAACAAGGATAACAAAACAAGCCCAAATACTATAAGCAATGAGTAATGCACACCCATTTGGTCGTTTTTTCCTAACCAATGGATAGAAAATCCTGCAAAAGCAGGTCCTAATACCGAAGCCATTTGCCAAGTCGAACTGTTCCAAGTCGCTGCGTTTGGATATATTTTCTTCGGAACTATGAGCGCAACCAAAGAAAATATCGTGGGCCCAAAAAACGAACGTAGAAACCCTCCAAAAAACACCAATGCATAAATGCTATATAAAATATTTTGTGTTGACCAGTTCTGTGTTACGTCTTCCGAAGTTAACCAAAACAACCCAAAACTTATCAA
It contains:
- a CDS encoding 2OG-Fe(II) oxygenase, giving the protein MIDAMPNQLFVEIPFVENPIYEQIIQDIGSHKFSIIDHFFSSETVSHLRKSLFDKHEEDRFKKAAIGNRVNELIIKSIRGDHILWIDEAKTNPAEDLFFDQINDLVAYLNRTCFMGILNKEFHYALYPKGTFYKRHIDTFQNDDRRKLSFVCYLNTEDWKPENGGELVLYLDDNGVETEKIIYPFPGRIVVFESQIIEHEVKPVETERLSITGWFKTR
- a CDS encoding MFS transporter, with the translated sequence MAKKDPYAALRYREFNIFLILRFALVFGWSMQFIIIEWQVYSLTKDPWSLGLIGLMEIIPAFTMALFAGHIVDQKEKRNLLAICIAAFSLISFGLFWLTSEDVTQNWSTQNILYSIYALVFFGGFLRSFFGPTIFSLVALIVPKKIYPNAATWNSSTWQMASVLGPAFAGFSIHWLGKNDQMGVHYSLLIVFGLVLLSLFVLMFIKKKPILNPKIGEPIIESLTEGVKFVFKTKVILGAITLDMIAVLFGGAIALLPVFAQDILKVGSEGFGVLRAAPAVGAFLTMLVTAYIPISKNAGMKLLAAIFGFGVCIIVFGLSSIFWVSVVALFFSGVTDGVSMVIRQTILQLKTPDHMRGRVASVNSMFVGSSNELGAFESGLTAKLMGTVTAVVFGGTMTLITVVTTGLVSPSFRKLDLRKDIEEHEREEL
- a CDS encoding UDP-2,3-diacylglucosamine diphosphatase encodes the protein MTIPAGKKIYFSSDNHLGAPTNEASLPREKKFVAWLEEIRKDAAAIFLLGDLFDFWFEYGTVVPKGFVRTLGKLAEISDSGIPIYFFVGNHDLWMNGYFEKELNIPVFHKPKEFIFNHKTFYIAHGDGLGPYDKGYKRMKKVFTNPVFKFLFKWLHPDIGMKVAQYLSVKNKLISGEHDATYLGEDKEWLILFSKSELEKQHRDYFIYGHRHLPMEVALNDNSKYVNLGDWIEYFTYGVFDGEEFELKTYK
- a CDS encoding 6-pyruvoyl trahydropterin synthase family protein, whose translation is MSNIRITKQFSFETGHALYGYDGKCKNVHGHSYRLDVTVIGKPISDNKNVKFGMVIDFSDLKKIVKEDIVDVFDHATVFNKNTPHVELAKELASRDHNVLLVDYQPTSEMMVIDFAEKIKKRLPNNIKLHSLKLQETATSYAQWFASDNE